The genomic region CCCGTCCCGGTGCCCCCCGGCGCGCCGCCGGCCCTCACGCCGCTGGAGGCCTCGCTCTCTCCGTTCGAGCGCCTGGTGCTGCCCCACCTGCCACGCGTGGGCGTGCAGGGCAAGCGCGGCCGCGTGCAGCCACTTATCCTGCCGCCACACTCGGAGGCGTGCCTGGACATGCTGCTGCAGACGCGGCCCGGTGTGGGCGTGGACCCGCTCAACCCGTTCGTCTTCGCCCGGCCATACCACTCTCCGGCGACGCCGCTGCGCGGCACCGACCTGCTGCGGAGCCTGGCGCGCTCCAGTGGCACGCGCAACCCACGCGCCCTCACGCAGACACGCGTGCGCCGGCAGGTGGCCATCCTCacgcagctgctgctgctggccgaGGCCGAGGAGGAGGCGCAGAAGGGCGCCGCCGTGCAGCGCCTGGAGGGCTTCCTGCACCGCGAGTACCACGTCACCCAGAGCTGCGCCGGCATCAGCCAGGACCCAGGCCTGATGGGGCTCATCGGCCGCGTGGTGCTCTGCGGCGAGAGAGACGGCGTGCTCTTCCGCGGGATGAGCCTGCACCACATCTGCCTCGAGCTGGACGGTAAGACATCGAAGCCAAGAGGAAAACAGGGgagtagagagtgagagagtgagagagtcagAGACGGACGAAAGGGATTCAGAAAGAAAATGACAGACACATGGAGAGATAATGCTGAAGGTATATATTAAGAtagaagaaagagggagtgacATAATTCAAGAGATGGACCAAGAAAAGATGTTGAAAAAACACAGAGGAGATGTGGATAGAGAAGGAAGGACAACTTGAGTAGGGAAGGGAGATTAGATGGGTGAAGGTGGAAGAGGAAGAACACGCAGGATGAAAGAAAGGGAGTGAGATAGAGAAACAAAGCTACAGAGTGTATGAAATGGCGAGAAACACAGACTGAGAGGGCTGAAGAGGATTAGTCATGAGCCTCCGACGGTGCTAATTAATGTGCAGTGTAATAACGAATTACTCCTAATGAGAGATGCAGGGCAACTTTCAAGGAGTGTttttccattgagagtgattagTAACCAAACCACTGGTTTTCTCCTTCTTTTTGCatcctttccatctctcttccctctttcttcctttcttcttccTCATTTTTCCCttccatcctctccctctctctctccttctcaacaCGTAGTGATGTCAGCAAACTCTGGGGACTCATTTTCAGAGGAGTCTGACAGCGAGCAAGGGAAGGAGAAGATGGTGTCAGTGACCCCGGCGGCCATGATTATGATGAAGAAGGGCTCGCCCAACGGCAAGTCCCCGCGTCCCAAGAAGATGAACGGAGCGTCGCCGTTCTCTCCCGGCCGCAAGAGAGGCTCTGGCCAGCCCAAACCaggtgtgcatttgtttgtgtcaaAGTGTTTAAGGTTTCTGTACGGGTACagatgctgttgtgtgtgtatttgtgtttttgatgGGCCTCCATGGGCACAGGTGTTTGTATGTTCTTACAGTGCGGTTGTGTGTGCATAGTTTGTGTGAGTTTAAGTTGGAGTTGTCAGTTGTGTGCCTTGTGCTCTATGAGGTGAAATTAACGAGGAAGGAGGCAAATGTGTCTAGTATCAGTGTGTGAGCGGTTTATGTTGAGGCAGTTCATGAGTAGGTATATTCTTCCGTCACTGAAATGTgggtgtctgcatgtgtgagagaggagagagaaagggtgggtGTTTATGTACATGAGAAAGAGATGATTCTCACTGTGGGTAAATCCTGTGGGTGGCACTGAGTGAacatccttctgtgtgtgtgcctgtgtgtggtagggggtgggtggggggaggtATGTAGATATGAGCAATGCATTcttactgcagtgtgtgtgtctaccattaagtgtacagtatatatgatCAGTGAACATGACCATCATGCCCCTTTTTAATTGTATGTATAGTATGGAAGCCCTCATCTTGACTCATCCGTTTTTGCCTTTTCCGTTCTCAGGGAAACGCGGTGTGCTGAAGCGGCCGTGGTCGGAGGCAGAGAGGGCAGCCGTGGAGTCACACCTGACGCGGAACATCGCTGAGCTGCGCGTGCCTGCCAAGGCTGACTGTGAGCGCTGCCTGGAGCTCTGCCCCCTGTTGGTGAGCAACCGGCGGGACTGGAGGGCCATCAAGTTCTACTGCCACAACCGCATCCAGCTGCTCAAGAAGACCCGGCAGAGAGAGGGCAACAGCTCTGACCCCCTGCCCATCTgctaagaagagagagagagagagagcaagagagagagagagagtgtcctaCAGAGTAAGGGAGGAAAAATCATCCTGAGGGATGAGAGTTGTTAAAAAGAAATCGTTAactaacacttttttttttcacatgatGGGTAGTTTGAGTGGCCAAAGATTCTGCCTCCGTTTTCGTAATTGTACGGTACACAGAATGGTACTTCAGGGTCTCAGAGTTATTTTGAGACTGCTTAGGACTCCAGAAAGCTGACAGTTGCAACAAAGAAAATATAAGTGACGCTTTGTGCTACATGTTTTTACTAAAAAACCTCCTAATATGTTCCTTTTTCGAGTCTTATGTAGAGGATTTTTTGATGGAGGCAGTAGCTGCTCTCTTTATTTTGGTGTTTGTTGAAACTGTGCTGCTCCTGGCTGTTGGGAGTGTTGGCTAGGAGAATCTGGTCTGACACAGGCCTCTGACGCAGAGACCAAAGGACTCAAATCACAGGCACAATTGTGTGAAGATGAAGGATTGTCGATAaagaggaggaagtggaggagcTGAAAGATGAATGTTGACCACTTTTGAGATGAACCACAGAAAGACACTACTTATCAATCACTCACTCTTCTTTGGAGTGTCTGGGCAGCCCAAAGGTTTGCCAAATGGCTTTGAAAATGTTATGTGTCACCAAGTGTATGTATACTACAGATTGATCTTTGCGTTCTTATCATTCTATgtaatggttttttttttcaagtggcCAGTGTAGCTTATATATAACTGTTGTGGACAGCTACTTCCTGTGGTGTACAAATGGATGTGCTAGTGGACATATTTGCTGAACTTCAAGCCCTAAGGGCCCTCAAGACCATGAGGTCATCACAAGGTCACAATCACTTCACCCATATCGAACACGTAGCTTAGCCACACATCTCAGCCTCAGATACTTGAAGTTATTTAACAGTTCATGCCTTCTGTTACTACACACGGTTTTCAGTCTCTCTGCTAGTTGCATTGTATATATAGATAtactattataattataattattattattgctattatcACCATAATTATTACTATTTAAACTGGTTGTGTTTTTATCGAAATATCTCTCCATTAAGCTGTACGTGTACATAAGGTTTTGTAAATAATACAACAGACATGCAAAGATGACGACGATGAAACACACTGTATAGACATATGCTTCGATTATTTGTGTTCAatggtgtttttctttttttactggTCTGTAATAAAAGTAACtttgtttttgcaaatgtgtAGTTGTCAGGCCTTCTGTGACCACTAGATGGAGCTTTAACactgatgtcacacacacacacacacacacacacacacacacacacacacacacacacacacacacacagagccaatcCGATCAGTCAGTCAGCCATTCCAGAATTTGGTTTGTAGTACCTCAGTTTGATGCTATGAAAATATACATGTGCAAAAAAGTGAATTAGTCAAAGATTGTTGcattttaaaaagtatttcTCTGGGATAGAATCAAGTCAAACTGCAATATAAGAGATGGACAGCAGATGGCACTGTGGagttgcattttcagttttTGTCCCATCAGATGGCTGGGTcctagcctggagattccagaccctggtaatctagaaagattaagggtctggccacaaataatgtaatagcccaACTCGGGGCGCCACCAagcgtgcatttgaaaatctcactgcacgcaactGGATAAGACTATGCGActaatgtttactgactgattcgggacttcgacgcaattggataacactacgactgtcatctgtttaggtCGCctttggcccgcctatatcagatacaccgacgTGATTGGCTCCCCGCgatacaagtggcaaaagtaacgtgcatcattactcattgccagagtgtctcacagagacaattcaaattgtgctcttgcaagaactctggattttccagggtaGCTGGGTCCTAGATACACTAGCAGAACCAACATACTCTGGCTGGCCAAAAAAAGGTCACCACCTGGATTTAACTGAGCATATCGGTAAGAGCCTCCATGTGAGGGCAGTGCTATGATCTGGGGTTGCTGCAGTTGGTCAGATCTAGGTTCAGttacaatatactgtatgtgcccAAAGAATGAGGTCAGCTGACTATCTGAATATAGTGAATGTCCAGGTTATCCCATCAATGGATTTTTTCTTCCCTGATGGCATGGGCATATTCCAAGATGACAATGCCAGGATTCATCAGGCTCAAATTGTGAAAGAGTGGATTAGGAAGCATGAGACATTTTCACACATGGAATGGCCACCACAGAGTCGAGAATCTTTGGGATGTGCTGGAGAAGACTGCGTAGTGGTCCGAATCTCCCGTCATCAAGACAAGATCTTGGCGAAAGATTGATGCAATGCTGGACGGAAATAAATGTTGTGACATTGCAGAAGCTTGTGTCACAACATTTATTGTGCCACAGTGAATGTGTGCCGTAATCAAAGCTAAAGGCGGTCCAACAAAATAGTGTGTGACCTTTTTTATGGCCAGGCAGTGTATGAACTAACATAAAAACATTTTGACTTGAAGGCTGTTACCGAAGGTAGACATATTTTAAAGAAACTTGGGTCATTGTTTAATTTACAGTGCTCTGCAAACATTTTCAGAAGATGCCTCAGCAATTAATTCAGTGAGCAACACTTCATTATTAGTGATATCCAAACTTCAGAGACActaacatttttaacatttgTGCAAGGACAAAATACAATGCAAAACATGCAAAAGTATTGATTTATTCAGTAAATAAACACATAAGTAATAAACATGTACTACACAAGCTAACAGATTATTAAATGAAACTACTAAACAATGGTTAATAATTTTCAGGCCAATACAATCCTAACAAAGGCATTAATTATCTGTTAGGAACTATCTGTGTCTACCTCCCCTTCTTCGCCCTCTGTCATTTTTTGTCATGTCTTTGTTTAGAATACAGGTCTACCACCTTTCACTGAGTGCCTTGACTCTTGCTCAGGGTGAACATTAGAAAATGCCAGTCAGAGCTTTGACTATATCAGCAGCACAATATAGTGAAATTCAAAAAGTTGCACAAAATGAAAAATTATACAGCAGGCCTACTAGTGTGTTGATCACAAATCCAATGTTAATGGTTAACAGTGATACTAGTTCATGTAGGAGTAATTAAGAAACAAAGTCTATTTCCCCTAGCATACAGTGAGAGGATATTTGTCTCTTAGTCCGGGACTTAGAACAGGTGTCAGCCCACCTGACTCTTTGAAATACTTAAAGGAACACAAGGGCCATCCGTTCTCAGCATTAAAAAATGACATAGTGTGAATGCCCTTTTTACTGGAGTTTAAGTACACCCCAAGTTTGCAGAGCTGCTTTACTGTAGGCACAAGAAGAGGTGGTTTTGTGTTGGCAAATAGTCCTGTTCCCTTTTCATAATGCAGCACCCAAAAGCCGTTCTCTGGGGTTATAGGGACTCTGGGTGTCAACTTTGCTGCTGTGGTGCTGCACACCCCTACATACCAGGACTGTTTGTCTGGCTTCTTCATTTCCACCTCCCAGTAGTGCCGCCCTGAGCTTAGTGGTCCCGTACACAAAACATGAGGGAAGTAATTGTCATGGCCATGTATTTTCTCTGGTTGAGGACAGTACACCGTCGCACCCTTTCCTTTCACTGTCAGTGAAGGAGGGACAGTTTTTTCGTCCACAATTAGTTTTAGTACTATAAGAAAGAAACATACAGTGCCGATTCATAATTAGTTATGTTACAAATGATAATTTATGTGTTTTATTAAAATGTAGCATGCATGCTTTACCTTTGTGTTGCTTCGCCTCGTCCCATTCTGCACATGCAAAGTTTCCAAAAAGGCATGTTATCTATCAAAATTTACCTTAATTCCCAAATCTCTGTTGTTAAGTTtgcattattatttaacatcatTATAACATCTATGAAAAACCCATTTCGGGGTGTCAAGTAAAGACATCAGTATAAAGACAGAAACAAAAAGCCTATGTATGTAGTTTACCTGGTGTTTGTGAGACATCTACTTCTGTGTTTGTCTCTTTGTCTTCCCCTTTAGGTTTCTCTGGAGGTTTCTCTGAATTAAAGACAGAAGACAAATCATTTCACATCTGATCTGATTACCGGTATTATTCTGTCACCAGTATGTATAGATAATGTTAAATATTTTCACACATATAACAGcttaaaaagacagaaagataaCAGTTACCTGAATGAATTTCCTCAGTTGTGCCTTCACTTAACTCTTTAGAGTTTGTAGGTTCTGTGCATGAGTTTGAGTTTGCTAGAAAATATATCATGTATTTCACAACTGTAAAAACCAACATAAAATTAACATTGGAATCAGTTTTACCCTTAgtacagatagatacataccTCTATGTTCCATCTGCTCCTCTTGTCCGACTGAAACAATGTAAAGAGGTTAAACTCGAAAAGAGAAAATGCATGTAGCTGTGGTGAATACTAAATATAATAGCATCCTGATCAATATACATTTTATGTTTAAAATCAACTATAACTGCATAACTGGAAGTTAGATGATACCATAATGCAACTGGAAGAGTATGATACCATAAAACATCAACATTACATTTAACGATTTCTTCATCCGTGGCTTCTGGAAAAGAATGTAAAAATATTAGGCATTGAagaaaacaggtgtgtgtgtgtgtgtgtgtgtgtgtgtgtgtgtggagggtgggtggagggtgggggtgggggtgggggttaatgGCATGGAtgaataaataatgaataaGATGCAGACTtgactcaaaaacagtttaGTGTTTTTGAGTTTTATGCAATGCTGAACAGCGCTTAGGAAAGACAAATACCTTCTCTGTTACTGTTCTTCTGAGATAGAAGCCATTTAATAAAACCTGTggcaaaaataaaaattatgtCATCATGATGCCAGGGAGTAAGGTGTGGTGCATAGAATTGTAAACATATTGATACTTAAGTATATGATACCTTTTTTGTGTAGATGATATATGCCAACCCCCAAGAGACACAATGCTAGAATAGCAATGACAACATCTTTCCAAGCTCCTGTTAGGAGGAAGTTAACATTTACTCAATGACCCTTTACTGCCttatcacatacagtacatgcacaggtagttatttaggaaaaatgttgggtttcggggggcccagcgcagGGGTGGAGTGGCCCCGGTGACCAAACAAagtttttccgtaaaagtctagtggggctacatgcccactgagtttcatgtgccccggtgtttcggtgttccaggaatcgttgaccaaaaattcaggaagttgaTAACGGTAACAGCAGTCATAATAAATAGCATATGATGACTCTGGTGTCAAGTCCACTGATGTTGATGCTAGGATGACCATTAGAAATGCCTGAAGCATGCGCTAACGGACAGGattcaccaacaccaacaccctTTGACACCTCTTATGTATTTCCACTAATCAGACCCACCTGTTGGGGTGCATGTCTGCTCTCTTGAGAGGTGCAGAGCCACCCTGCTCTCCATCATCTCCTGATCAGGCAGACCCACAGAGCAGAAGAGTCCGTCTGAATCCGAGGGTGA from Alosa alosa isolate M-15738 ecotype Scorff River chromosome 1, AALO_Geno_1.1, whole genome shotgun sequence harbors:
- the LOC125300947 gene encoding butyrophilin subfamily 1 member A1-like: MVGCILRDMLLPRLCLMLVVLHAEETVASVSFSILVPGEKILASPGDTITLPCSVSPPFHPSEVRWYRPDKYDTPILLYKKLQVEEQEAADTQYTGRASLFGALEEGNASLKLDNLSASDSGEYVCYIQHDSWYERGRVLTEVRVLGSVPLISITDRGNGQVNVTCVSEGWSPQPTFTWRNRKGIEIKKGLNKVHSKDDQGLTTVSSWMLVSPSDSDGLFCSVGLPDQEMMESRVALHLSREQTCTPTGAWKDVVIAILALCLLGVGIYHLHKKGFIKWLLSQKNSNREEATDEEIVKFGQEEQMEHRANSNSCTEPTNSKELSEGTTEEIHSEKPPEKPKGEDKETNTEVDVSQTPEWDEAKQHKVLKLIVDEKTVPPSLTVKGKGATVYCPQPEKIHGHDNYFPHVLCTGPLSSGRHYWEVEMKKPDKQSWYVGVCSTTAAKLTPRVPITPENGFWVLHYEKGTGLFANTKPPLLVPTVKQLCKLGVYLNSSKKGIHTMSFFNAENGWPLCSFKYFKESGGLTPVLSPGLRDKYPLTVC